The following are from one region of the Magallana gigas chromosome 4, xbMagGiga1.1, whole genome shotgun sequence genome:
- the LOC105345467 gene encoding uncharacterized protein isoform X2, whose amino-acid sequence MGNGKKMFHSCARSYYHTDVYLNINCSSWNPREYITWDDVYACSINDAQCIHINNYCVCHCMPGYILEDEKCLKMNVSIGGLCGFDWQCNGTQFANVCDHGLCSCSPGYIQINRKCFMYQDTVPVGGFCSLDEQCTGSDNSGICGHGRCTCAKGFILIDLACEKDMNIRAKLGTFFGGFILGAIVTAVVTTLMYRKFKFPSIKIKKPAVLFAGIRAYGATRSAQISYTNDKKQNVAIETPKETLGYNLYEKQENERSDDVYNHLHEQTEQDDDNYDHACAPLNHSTDLSDYNHLCDITSVQSTSL is encoded by the exons ATGGGCAATGGGAAAAAGATGTTCCACTCTTGTGCAAGATCATATTATCATACTGATGTATATCTAAATATCAACTGTTCATCGTGGAATCCAA GAGAATACATTACTTGGGATGATGTTTATGCCTGCAGCATAAACGATGCACAGTGTATCCATATCAACAACTACTGTGTCTGTCATTGTATGCCTGGATATATTTTGGAGGACGAAAAGTGCTTGAaaa TGAATGTCAGCATTGGTGGTTTATGTGGATTTGATTGGCAATGCAATGGAACACAATTTGCAAATGTTTGTGATCATGGTTTGTGTTCATGCAGCCCAGGATACATTCAAATTAATAGGAAGTGCTTCATGTACCAGG ATACTGTTCCCGTCGGTGGGTTTTGTAGCTTAGACGAACAGTGCACAGGGAGTGATAATTCTGGAATATGCGGACACGGAAGATGTACCTGTGCAAAAGGGTTCATACTTATTGACTTGGCTTGCGAAAAAG acatgaaTATTAGAGCGAAGCTTGGGACATTTTTTGGCGGATTTATTCTTGGTGCGATTGTTACTGCTGTCGTGACGACCCTAATGTACAGAAAATTTAAGTTTCCAAGCATAAAAAT AAAGAAACCTGCCGTTTTGTTTGCAGGCATTAGAGCATACGGTGCTACCAGAAGTGCTCAAATTTCTTATACAAACGATAAGAAG cAAAACGTAGCAATCGAAACCCCAAAAGAAACATTAGGAtacaatttgtatgaaaaacaagaaaatgaaaGGTCCGATGACGTCTATAACCATTTACACGAACAGACAGAGCAAGATGACGACAATTATGACCATGCATGCGCTCCATTAAATCACAGTACGGATCTCTCTGACTATAATCATTTATGTGATATTACTTCTGTTCAATCTACATCGTTGTAA
- the LOC105345467 gene encoding uncharacterized protein isoform X1: MGNGKKMFHSCARSYYHTDVYLNINCSSWNPREYITWDDVYACSINDAQCIHINNYCVCHCMPGYILEDEKCLKMNVSIGGLCGFDWQCNGTQFANVCDHGLCSCSPGYIQINRKCFMYQGNLELNDSCGLTEQCIQPFSVCLNGTCKCIDGFSPFDTDSCFKDTVPVGGFCSLDEQCTGSDNSGICGHGRCTCAKGFILIDLACEKDMNIRAKLGTFFGGFILGAIVTAVVTTLMYRKFKFPSIKIKKPAVLFAGIRAYGATRSAQISYTNDKKQNVAIETPKETLGYNLYEKQENERSDDVYNHLHEQTEQDDDNYDHACAPLNHSTDLSDYNHLCDITSVQSTSL, translated from the exons ATGGGCAATGGGAAAAAGATGTTCCACTCTTGTGCAAGATCATATTATCATACTGATGTATATCTAAATATCAACTGTTCATCGTGGAATCCAA GAGAATACATTACTTGGGATGATGTTTATGCCTGCAGCATAAACGATGCACAGTGTATCCATATCAACAACTACTGTGTCTGTCATTGTATGCCTGGATATATTTTGGAGGACGAAAAGTGCTTGAaaa TGAATGTCAGCATTGGTGGTTTATGTGGATTTGATTGGCAATGCAATGGAACACAATTTGCAAATGTTTGTGATCATGGTTTGTGTTCATGCAGCCCAGGATACATTCAAATTAATAGGAAGTGCTTCATGTACCAGG GAAATCTAGAACTAAATGATTCGTGTGGGTTAACAGAGCAGTGTATACAGCCCTTCTCAGTTTGTTTAAATGGAACATGCAAATGTATAGATGGTTTTTCTCCATTTGATACTGATAGCTGCTTCAAAG ATACTGTTCCCGTCGGTGGGTTTTGTAGCTTAGACGAACAGTGCACAGGGAGTGATAATTCTGGAATATGCGGACACGGAAGATGTACCTGTGCAAAAGGGTTCATACTTATTGACTTGGCTTGCGAAAAAG acatgaaTATTAGAGCGAAGCTTGGGACATTTTTTGGCGGATTTATTCTTGGTGCGATTGTTACTGCTGTCGTGACGACCCTAATGTACAGAAAATTTAAGTTTCCAAGCATAAAAAT AAAGAAACCTGCCGTTTTGTTTGCAGGCATTAGAGCATACGGTGCTACCAGAAGTGCTCAAATTTCTTATACAAACGATAAGAAG cAAAACGTAGCAATCGAAACCCCAAAAGAAACATTAGGAtacaatttgtatgaaaaacaagaaaatgaaaGGTCCGATGACGTCTATAACCATTTACACGAACAGACAGAGCAAGATGACGACAATTATGACCATGCATGCGCTCCATTAAATCACAGTACGGATCTCTCTGACTATAATCATTTATGTGATATTACTTCTGTTCAATCTACATCGTTGTAA
- the LOC105345467 gene encoding prion-like-(Q/N-rich) domain-bearing protein 25 isoform X3: protein MGNGKKMFHSCARSYYHTDVYLNINCSSWNPREYITWDDVYACSINDAQCIHINNYCVCHCMPGYILEDEKCLKMNVSIGGLCGFDWQCNGTQFANVCDHGLCSCSPGYIQINRKCFMYQGNLELNDSCGLTEQCIQPFSVCLNGTCKCIDGFSPFDTDSCFKDTVPVGGFCSLDEQCTGSDNSGICGHGRCTCAKGFILIDLACEKERNLPFCLQALEHTVLPEVLKFLIQTIRSKT, encoded by the exons ATGGGCAATGGGAAAAAGATGTTCCACTCTTGTGCAAGATCATATTATCATACTGATGTATATCTAAATATCAACTGTTCATCGTGGAATCCAA GAGAATACATTACTTGGGATGATGTTTATGCCTGCAGCATAAACGATGCACAGTGTATCCATATCAACAACTACTGTGTCTGTCATTGTATGCCTGGATATATTTTGGAGGACGAAAAGTGCTTGAaaa TGAATGTCAGCATTGGTGGTTTATGTGGATTTGATTGGCAATGCAATGGAACACAATTTGCAAATGTTTGTGATCATGGTTTGTGTTCATGCAGCCCAGGATACATTCAAATTAATAGGAAGTGCTTCATGTACCAGG GAAATCTAGAACTAAATGATTCGTGTGGGTTAACAGAGCAGTGTATACAGCCCTTCTCAGTTTGTTTAAATGGAACATGCAAATGTATAGATGGTTTTTCTCCATTTGATACTGATAGCTGCTTCAAAG ATACTGTTCCCGTCGGTGGGTTTTGTAGCTTAGACGAACAGTGCACAGGGAGTGATAATTCTGGAATATGCGGACACGGAAGATGTACCTGTGCAAAAGGGTTCATACTTATTGACTTGGCTTGCGAAAAAG AAAGAAACCTGCCGTTTTGTTTGCAGGCATTAGAGCATACGGTGCTACCAGAAGTGCTCAAATTTCTTATACAAACGATAAGAAG cAAAACGTAG
- the LOC105345467 gene encoding prion-like-(Q/N-rich) domain-bearing protein 25 isoform X4, translating into MGNGKKMFHSCARSYYHTDVYLNINCSSWNPREYITWDDVYACSINDAQCIHINNYCVCHCMPGYILEDEKCLKMNVSIGGLCGFDWQCNGTQFANVCDHGLCSCSPGYIQINRKCFMYQGNLELNDSCGLTEQCIQPFSVCLNGTCKCIDGFSPFDTDSCFKDTVPVGGFCSLDEQCTGSDNSGICGHGRCTCAKGFILIDLACEKDTCKMTSSPCI; encoded by the exons ATGGGCAATGGGAAAAAGATGTTCCACTCTTGTGCAAGATCATATTATCATACTGATGTATATCTAAATATCAACTGTTCATCGTGGAATCCAA GAGAATACATTACTTGGGATGATGTTTATGCCTGCAGCATAAACGATGCACAGTGTATCCATATCAACAACTACTGTGTCTGTCATTGTATGCCTGGATATATTTTGGAGGACGAAAAGTGCTTGAaaa TGAATGTCAGCATTGGTGGTTTATGTGGATTTGATTGGCAATGCAATGGAACACAATTTGCAAATGTTTGTGATCATGGTTTGTGTTCATGCAGCCCAGGATACATTCAAATTAATAGGAAGTGCTTCATGTACCAGG GAAATCTAGAACTAAATGATTCGTGTGGGTTAACAGAGCAGTGTATACAGCCCTTCTCAGTTTGTTTAAATGGAACATGCAAATGTATAGATGGTTTTTCTCCATTTGATACTGATAGCTGCTTCAAAG ATACTGTTCCCGTCGGTGGGTTTTGTAGCTTAGACGAACAGTGCACAGGGAGTGATAATTCTGGAATATGCGGACACGGAAGATGTACCTGTGCAAAAGGGTTCATACTTATTGACTTGGCTTGCGAAAAAG atacatgtaagatGACGTCATCACCATGCATTTAA